The Akkermansia sp. RCC_12PD genome contains the following window.
GTTGATAGCCGTGGTGGTTTTTCCCACTCCTCCTTTCTGGTTGGCGATGGCGATGATTTTCATGAGGAAAACGGTGCAATGGCACGGTAGCACAATGCGCTCCCCTTTCAAACATTTTCCTGAATGGGAGAAACAGTAAAGCCGCAGTCCGGGGGAAAGCCGTTCCTCGATGATGTGGCCCCGCCGCGAGAAAAGGCTTTCTTCGTCAGGGAGCCGAAGGGGCGAGCGGACGTTCCGAGGAAAGAACGAGGCGGAACCCCAGGGTGTCGTCCCGCGTGTTTTCGGGCAGCGGAGTGCGGATGCCGGTGGTGAGCTGCTTGGGGCGGAAAGACAAATAGCTGCCGCCGCGGGCCACTCCGTGGTTGCGTATGGGAAGGTTTTCAGGGCCTCCGTAATTGTCGTCCACCCACTCCATCACGTTGCCTTCCAGGTCATACAGGCCCAGGCGGTTGGGTGGGAATGACCTGACTGGGGCGGTGTAGGGCTGGCCGTCCTCGTAGTCCACGATCACGCGGGAGGAGGGAAGGTAAATCAGGGCGGACTGGTCCGCAAAATTGCCTGTTCCATTTGGCGGGGGCCAGGAGGTCCCCCACGGAAACACCTCCTTGGAATGGTCATGCGGCAGCGTTTTTTCATAGGGAGACGCTCCCTTTTCCTCCCCCAGCTGCATCCAGGCGCTCCATTCCGCGTCTTTGGGCAGGCGGTAGGAATCGTGCTGGTCAATCAGCCCCTGGGCGCGCTCCCTGTTGGTGAGCCATTTGGCAAACGCCCGCGCGTCCTGCCTGCTCACATTCACCACCGGGTGGTCCTCTTCCTGGGGGAACCCCGGCTTGGCCGGCGCTTTGCGGTCCGTGGCTTTCAGGAACTGCTGGAAATCCTTGACGCGTACTTCATGGGCCATCGCCAGCGTATTGCTCCCCGCAGGCACCAGGTCCATCCCCAGGCTGTTGGTCCAGGGGACGCCGAACACCACAGATTTATCCGGTTCAAGCTGGAGAGAAAGGTACAGATCCTGCGGATCAAGCCCTCTGCGCCGCATCGTGGCGTGCCCCGGCAGTTTGATCTCAATCACGTAAGGGACCTGGTTGACGTATTCCTCAATGGGCGTCCTGCCGATGAGCCTGTTATTGAAAAACACACTGGCTCCCGGCGGGTTGGTTGTGACGGTGATGGGAACCTGGAAAACGCGGGTGACGTTCAGGATGTACGTGTTCCGTCCGTCTGTCCGTCCGGAACCCTGTGGCCCCGGGTCCGCACTGATGGAAAACTCCTTGCCCAGCAGCCCTTCCCGTTCGCACTTCTTGTTCAGCCAAGCCAGGTACGCCGTAATGCCGTCCTGGGTTAGCAGGGCCAGATCCTTTTCCGGATGACCCGGCTGCACCTGTTGCCGCTGCATTTGAAAATTGCCCTGCTGCTTGTCTTCCTTCAGGAACTTGTTGAACAGGGCGGCCGTCAGAGGCGTCTCCGCCACGTGGCGCGTCTCCGCCGGAAGATAGGTAACGCCCTCCGTATCCTTCCAGGGCTGCCTGTCCGTGGGGGGATGGTACTCTTTCAGGATTCCTCCCAGCGCCAGCGTGGAACCTCCGGCAACGGTCCCCGTTTCCTCCTTGTCCGCAAATCCCGACTTCTTGATGGTGTACACGACGGTGGTGCCGGCAGGCAATTCGATGGGGCCGTAAGGCGTTTCATCCAGATAATTCCCGTCGGCGTCATAGACGGACGCCCCCGCCGGAGAACTGGTGACTAGCACGTACCCGTTCTTGGACTCTTCCTCCGGCGCGGATTGTTGGGAATGCGCTTCCGCCGGGGTGTCCGGTTCCTGTGCGTGCTGCTGTTCGTTGAGCCATAGGACTCCCCAGTACGCCGTCAGGCCGCCGGCTATGGCGGCCCCCAGCAACTGGAAGGTGCGTCTGAACTTACGGCGGCTTTTCTTCTGAAGCCGGAAGCGGGACGGAACTTCGTACCCCCTCAAGGCGTCTATCTTCTCCGCCAGCTCCTCCGCGGAATCGATCGTGCACTCCTCCACGCGCGGTTCCGCGGCCTGGCAGATAATGGTGTTGAACGCCTGCCACTTTTTCTGCACGGTGCCTGCCGGCAACTCATCCGGCAGTTCGGGAAAATCCATGCGGTCCTTTCCGGTGCTGATCTCATACAGCACTTTGGCTAGGGCATACACATCCGCCCTGCGGGTTCCGGGACCGTCCGGAGGAATGAACCCCTCCGTGCCGACAAAACTGCGCTGGTCCAGATGGGCCACCAAGCCGATGTCCGCCAGTTTGGGCCGCCCGTTCACGAAAATGACATTGGCGGGCTTGATATCCCGGTGCGTCAGGTTCTTGCTGTGCAGGTACAGCAGTGCGTGGGCAAGCTGGCTGCCCACCTCCAGGCAATAATCCAGGGGAAGGGGCTTGTTGCCGGAAAACTTCTTGTCCGTTTGAAGAGTGCGGGGAATATACTCGTCCGGGTTGATATGGACTCCTGTGCGGGCGTCGTCGCCCAATTCCATCACGTAATAATAGAAGGGGGAGCCTTCGTCGTGGCGGCCCACATGCAGGATGTGCACCAGTCCCGGATGGTTGCGGGCGATAGGTTCGTATTGAAGAATGCCCTCAAACTCCCGGTTGAAGGTCCGTTCGTCCTCAAAATCCTCCCTCCAGACGATTTTGACGGCCCTCCACGCGCCCGTCAGGGCTTTTGCCAGCCAGACCTCACCATACGCTCCGCTGCCGATCTGGCGAACCACTTCATGGTCAGGAATGGAAGGGGTGGGACGCACCACCCGTTTCACGGGCAGTGTCGGCAGGTTGCCGCCGGGTACGGGTGATGCGTCCGAAGTCATGAGCAGGCCGGGAAATCAGGAAATGATGCCCAGGTTCTTGCCTACTTTGCAGAAGGCTTCAATCGCCTTGTCCAGCTGTTCGCGGGTGTGGGCGGCGGAAATCTGAGTGCGGATGCGTGCCTGTCCCTTGGGGACCACGGGATAGAAGAAGCCTAC
Protein-coding sequences here:
- a CDS encoding SUMF1/EgtB/PvdO family nonheme iron enzyme, encoding MTSDASPVPGGNLPTLPVKRVVRPTPSIPDHEVVRQIGSGAYGEVWLAKALTGAWRAVKIVWREDFEDERTFNREFEGILQYEPIARNHPGLVHILHVGRHDEGSPFYYYVMELGDDARTGVHINPDEYIPRTLQTDKKFSGNKPLPLDYCLEVGSQLAHALLYLHSKNLTHRDIKPANVIFVNGRPKLADIGLVAHLDQRSFVGTEGFIPPDGPGTRRADVYALAKVLYEISTGKDRMDFPELPDELPAGTVQKKWQAFNTIICQAAEPRVEECTIDSAEELAEKIDALRGYEVPSRFRLQKKSRRKFRRTFQLLGAAIAGGLTAYWGVLWLNEQQHAQEPDTPAEAHSQQSAPEEESKNGYVLVTSSPAGASVYDADGNYLDETPYGPIELPAGTTVVYTIKKSGFADKEETGTVAGGSTLALGGILKEYHPPTDRQPWKDTEGVTYLPAETRHVAETPLTAALFNKFLKEDKQQGNFQMQRQQVQPGHPEKDLALLTQDGITAYLAWLNKKCEREGLLGKEFSISADPGPQGSGRTDGRNTYILNVTRVFQVPITVTTNPPGASVFFNNRLIGRTPIEEYVNQVPYVIEIKLPGHATMRRRGLDPQDLYLSLQLEPDKSVVFGVPWTNSLGMDLVPAGSNTLAMAHEVRVKDFQQFLKATDRKAPAKPGFPQEEDHPVVNVSRQDARAFAKWLTNRERAQGLIDQHDSYRLPKDAEWSAWMQLGEEKGASPYEKTLPHDHSKEVFPWGTSWPPPNGTGNFADQSALIYLPSSRVIVDYEDGQPYTAPVRSFPPNRLGLYDLEGNVMEWVDDNYGGPENLPIRNHGVARGGSYLSFRPKQLTTGIRTPLPENTRDDTLGFRLVLSSERPLAPSAP